The sequence tatcgatagtccggctatccggacaccccctagtccaggactccctcagggagaaacatcataagatccaactataatagcaaagctcgcgatacatcaagatcgtgccatagagagaacacgagagagagagagagagagagagagatcaaacacatagctactgctacataccctcagacccgagggtgaactactccctcctcatcatggagagcaccgggatgatgaagatggccatcggtgatgggttccccctccgacagggtaccggaacgggctcccgagaggtttttggtggctacaaaggcttgcggcggcggaactcctgatctatcttgatattcgatggttttagggtatgtaggcttatataggcgaaagaagtcggtcgggaggtgctcgaggggcccacgagacagggggccacgcccagtaggggggggcggcctcctatctcgtggcctcctcggggaTCTTTTGACATGGACttcaagtctccaggatcatattcttccaaaaaatcacgttgccgaaggtttcattccgtttggactccgtttgatattccttttcttcaaaatactgaaacagacaataaaacaacaatatgggctgggcctccggttagtaggttagtcccaaaaatgatataaatgcgtaaaataaagcccataaacatccgaaaggggtaatataatagaatggaacaatcaaaaattatagatacgttggagacgtatcagagtgcgAGACAAGCGATGGACCGTAGTCGGGGGAGGGCCGAACCTTCGACAAAGGTAGTAACCAGACGACAAGGAGAGGGACCAAAGGTGGAAACGCGCCGCCTACAGACGAGCCGACGCCGGAAATTCAGCCGCCGCCCCACCCGGCGAGGCGATCCGAACGTGTTTTCTttcgcaaaccggagacaaacagGGGACCAAAACTCTTCCCGGACCCGCGCCTTCATCCTCCccactttttcttcttccttctttctctctttCCTTCGCCGCAGCTGCACCAACCCTGCCGCCACGCCACATCCCTGCCGGAACTCTACGTCTCTGTCACCTCCAGCACTCCAGCAGGGCTCCACCCCGCTTCTATACTCGCCGTTCAACCCTCCGACCGCCCCGCCAGGTACCGTCCGTTGCTATACTCACCATGGCAGGCAACTATTCGATCAGTTGCTGGAGCTAAAAAAGTTTTCCCTTCTTTCTAGCAATGGATTCCCAGTTAGAGTACATATACAAGCACTACGTTGAGTCCTCCGGCGGTTCGTCGGACGAGGAGGAGTACTCTGATGAGTCGGCGATGACGCCGACGGTCCGTGAAGACGCGGAGCATGCAGAGGAGCATgttctcaacttcaagggctcgATCAAGAGTCATCGACTACTCAACTGCAACGAGGCGCGCGGGCATTTGACACTGATGGCTGACTACTTTGCCCCGATGCACTCCATGCTAACCTCTTTCACCAGCGTTTTCGGATGCGCAAGGCTATCTTCGATCGTTTGTACCGTGGTGTCCGGTCCTATGATCATCAAAGGGGAAAACAATGTTGGAatgtaatatttgaacttttttaaatttgcACTACTGCTGCATGCAGCTATTTGAACGTCCGTACATTTTGTATGCGGCTATTTGATCATGCGGACTTTAAAAGAAACGAGGAAGGAATGCCCGTACACTATTATGCGGCTATTTGATCGTGCGGACTTTAAAAAAAATGAGGAAGGCCGGATGTATGCGGCTACAGTTGGATGGTGGCCTCCTACATCCATGTCTGCAGACTAGTCCCCTTGTCCGCGGACGGATGCTGGAGGAAATTtacgggttgccgttggagatgcccttataagTATAGTTCCGGCCATTCCATCTTTTACAAAAACTAACTTCTATAAGGTGAACAAAATGACAACATGAATTGTTATTAAACATACAATAAAAATTCAATGACTAAATGTGGACCTGCCCTTGTGATAGCGTGAAGTGGAGGGCACTTTAAAAGGTTGTTTCTTGCAGTAGTAGTACAGATGACGTGACCACTATGAATAACCCTCAAGGTATAAGATTCCTCTCCCATCTTGTAGCTGTAATCGTTTAATACAAGTTTCACCTACATGCAATAAAATCATTTAATCGTTTATTACAAGTTTAACCAAATCTCTGAGCAATGGTTCGACGGTTCTACACAAGCTCAAGTTGAGCTCAAAACCTGGCTTTCAGAAGCAACAACAGGACACCAAGAGGAGAAAGGCCAGCAATAACAATTAGTTTATCTCCGACGGCGCTTACAGAGATGTTTCACCCTTTCACAGCATAAACAAAGTGACATTCACTCAGATTTAGCGATTGAGCAACTTTGTTAAATACTTTCCTCAGTAGCTGGTCTCCGTCAGTACCCAGACAACATGCATGCTTCAGAAAAATATAAAAGGATCCGACTGCACGCAAATTATTTATATCTACTTTTCTAGTTTTGTGCAAGTTGCATACATACACTACTATAAAAGTGGTACTTAGACAGGGGATTGCCATGCGCCAGGGATGAGTGTGGTAGCAGAGCTTATTTACATTCATAGCAAAGCTCAAAATGCTTGATTTAGTTCAAGTCTTGACCTCCTCTTACTTGGAGTCCTCTTCCTTTGAGTCTTCTTCCCCTCTTTTTCATCCGACTATATCACAAAGTCCTTTGCAGCATTTAATTTCCGATAAAAGCCATCCATAGACTACATAGATTAAAAATTAATGTATAATTAATGATTGGCTAATGTTGACAATTTGACACAATTTAGCTAGGAACAAGCTCTCAATCTCACCTTTGTCCCTGGAAAGAAGTCCAAAAGCAATTTCCTTAAGTGATTGACCTGGACACATAGTAGACTGTCTTCATGATCAAATACTATGCCAACAAGCTTGCAATTTTCATCGAATACAAGAGCTCCAGAATAATAGAGAAGATCAGCCTTAGCACCCAATAGAAAGTGAAGTTCATCGGCAAAGCTGATTGAAAACCCATATTAGTATGTAACCAATATAATTTATAGACAAAAAAACAAGGTTAGAAGACATACTTCACGATTCCTTTAGTAACTGTTGGGGTTTCGAATCTGAAATCAAATAGATATAGGGTCTGCCCCCTAGTAGCATTCTGGCCAAATATTATAGGCTGATAGGCAATTTGGAGCGGTATTATAAGAGAAGGCAGCCAATGATATATAATTTCCAAAAATGTCAACACGATGTGATTCCAAAACTGCGCTGGACAACTTGACGATTTCTGAACCATTCAAGAACCTTATCTCAAAAGATGGGATTTTCAAACGCCACATAATACCACATTCAAAGAGAATGCAATAGCTGCCTTGTTCAATCTCAAGGATGACACCTGGCACAAGAGATTTGTATTTACCGTTGTGATACGATATCTCTGCCACTGATTTGGTAATCCGATCACACATATCTTGGTGGGCAAATTTAGAGCTAGGCATACTAAGAAAATCTGCATGAAAAGTAGAACACGATTTATCCAGTTAGACAATTTCTCAGAATCTGCACCATTTTCAAAGTAATAATGCAGAGAAAGTCGACACAAACCATCATGAGTCATAGGTTGGTCCTCGGTCTCATCTTGACCAGACTCTGTTAACTTCCCACCTCGTTTTGGTGCCATTGTCTAAGAAAAGTGGAGTTGCATTAGCAACAGCGCTTTCCAATACAATACTTTGTGCTAAAATTAGATGGGCATGTATGAACAGCAAGCAACGCATTTTTTTACTTTCACACTAAAGCACGACGTGGATCGAGACGCAACAACGGAGCAACGGACGGACAAGTCCATGGAAAATTGGATGCAAAGAGTCCGGATCTGGATAGTACTAGTACCGTGATGGGGAGGGACACGTCGTCCGAGGTCGGAATCTTCGTCGCCGGCCGTGCGGGGAACGTAGTCGTCGTCGACGGGGTGGATCCGGAGGCTGGAGATGATCAGCGTCGGCCGGAACTGGAGGAGGAGTCGTCGACGGGGTGGATCCGGGGGCTGGAGATGATCAGCGTCGGccggagctggaggaggaggagtcgaCGGGGTGGATCCGGGGGCTGGAGATGATAGTACGGGGTCGTCGGTCGACGGCTGTAGCGGCGGGAGGGGGGAACTCGCTGGTGGTAGGGTTTGGGAGGGGTGATGGGCCTAATGGACCAGAAATAAGGAGTCGCGTGCCAAACCACGGAGGCTTCTCGCTTTTGAAGCTGCTCCAGCGGAGCGATACTTTTTCGCTGGTTCCTACTTCCTATTCGGCGCCCTCAGCACCGAATACAGGGTTCCTATTCTAAAAAAGAAGTACCTGGGACGACTCCAACCCGCGCCGTAGCGGTTCAGCGTGGTAGTACTTGATAACCACAACGCCACTCAACATTTTTTGAACAATTATATTTTCTTACCTCTTTtgttccttcttttcttttctttttctttcttcttttctttcttttcttttttccttttctttttctttttcttttttcctttttctaattcGTAATGTT comes from Triticum aestivum cultivar Chinese Spring chromosome 5B, IWGSC CS RefSeq v2.1, whole genome shotgun sequence and encodes:
- the LOC123116791 gene encoding uncharacterized protein, with the protein product MMIFLVCLALNLPTKICVIGLPNQWQRYRITTKSSSCPAQFWNHIVLTFLEIIYHWLPSLIIPLQIAYQPIIFGQNATRGQTLYLFDFRFETPTVTKGIVNFADELHFLLGAKADLLYYSGALVFDENCKLVGIVFDHEDSLLCVQVNHLRKLLLDFFPGTKSMDGFYRKLNAAKDFVI